The Amaranthus tricolor cultivar Red isolate AtriRed21 chromosome 6, ASM2621246v1, whole genome shotgun sequence genome has a segment encoding these proteins:
- the LOC130815470 gene encoding leucine-rich repeat receptor protein kinase EMS1, translated as MNHLQTFLTVIGCFIFITLLCVLLLLLWNQCKRKSQSPSQIPVTISRPDPNSTSFSIFASFDPSLPQVSMPELLKATNGFDPKLIIGDGSSSLVYKAELSSGVTVAVKKLSLDAFQGLREFCAETETLGKLRHPNIIKILGYCVSGSDLLLIYEFIEKGSLDQWLLDTPPSFDSNWVPLSWNLRVKIIKGVANGLYFLHGLETHIVHRDIKASNVLLDADFDAHIADFGLARRIEGADSHISTQAAGTMGYMPPEYFGGYTAASVKGDVYSFGVLMFEVATGKRPNWPIKEDGQEIWMLEWAKKRIDENKEFDVLDNSISMNRNDLNQDEVCEYFRIANLCTCPQPRERPPMCDVVKMLDHLGNV; from the coding sequence ATGAATCATCTCCAAACATTTCTTACTGTAATTGGTTGCTTCATTTTCATCACACTCTTATGCGTCCTTCTACTCCTCCTCTGGAATCAATGCAAACGCAAATCCCAATCTCCATCCCAAATTCCAGTCACTATTTCCCGACCCGACCCCAATTCCACTTCTTTCTCCATTTTCGCTTCCTTCGACCCTTCTCTACCTCAAGTTTCCATGCCCGAACTCTTAAAAGCTACTAATGGATTCGATCCTAAACTCATTATCGGCGATGGTAGTTCCAGTCTTGTTTACAAAGCCGAACTATCTTCTGGTGTTACCGTCGCTGTTAAAAAACTAAGTCTTGATGCTTTTCAAGGGCTTCGTGAATTTTGTGCTGAAACGGAAACATTAGGTAAACTTCGTCAcccaaatataatcaaaattctAGGTTATTGTGTTTCTGGGTCTGATCTTCTTCTTATATACGAATTTATTGAAAAAGGAAGCTTAGATCAATGGCTTCTAGATACGCCACCTTCCTTCGATTCTAATTGGGTTCCATTATCATGGAATTTAAGGGTTAAAATCATTAAAGGGGTAGCAAATGGGTTGTACTTTTTGCATGGGTTAGAAACCCATATAGTTCATAGGGATATTAAGGCTAGTAATGTATTATTAGATGCTGATTTTGATGCTCATATTGCTGATTTTGGGTTAGCTCGAAGAATTGAAGGAGCTGATTCTCATATCTCCACACAAGCTGCTGGAACAATGGGGTATATGCCGCCTGAGTATTTTGGAGGATATACTGCTGCTAGTGTTAAGGGTGATGTTTATAGCTTTGGGGTTTTGATGTTTGAGGTTGCTACTGGGAAGAGACCTAATTGGCCTATTAAAGAAGATGGGCAAGAGATTTGGATGTTGGAATGGGCAAAGAAAAGGATTGATGAAAATAAGGAATTTGATGTTTTGGATAATAGTATTAGTATGAATAGGAATGACTTGAATCAAGATGAGGTTTGTGAATATTTTAGAATTGCTAATTTGTGTACTTGTCCTCAACCTAGAGAAAGGCCTCCTATGTGTGATGTGGTCAAAATGTTGGATCATCTTGGGAATGTATAA
- the LOC130815322 gene encoding protein FLX-like 4, whose protein sequence is MSGKGPPTATGMMRHGPPPGVRAPAGAPVTEIDHILMENRRLAESVVAMRHEHAMADQEILGLRAYIRSTETESDIQMRVLLEKISNMELALKGGETMKKDLQQAHKEAQSLVAARQELVLKIQEARMELEKWHNDIKKIPDMLSEVESMKLEHQHLRSAFELEKRMNLDIVEHLQKMEKTLTSMDREKESLRAEIQNVEKRVQAPYGGAYPNSDAQYPSLCQTNEPYYDSYRIASLDRTAPHSSANGPSSAAGNIVNPPVSSAAGRGSWMGAYDPNMIWR, encoded by the exons ATGTCAGGAAAAGGTCCTCCCACAGCGACTGGAATGATGCGGCATGGCCCACCCCCTGGAGTCAGAGCTCCTGCTGGTGCACCTGTTACTGAGATAGATCATATTCTAATGGAAAATAGGAGATTGGCAGAATCGGTAGTAGCAATGAGGCATGAACATGCCATGGCTGATCAGGAAATACTTGGACTTAGGGCATACATTAGAAGTACCGAGACAGAAAGTGATATTCAGATGCGTGTTTTACTTGAAAAGATTTCAAATATGGAGTTAGCCCTTAAAGGTGGGGAGACTATGAAGAAGGACCTTCAACAGGCACACAAGGAGGCACAAAGCTTAGTAGCTGCTAGACAAGAGCTTGTACTGAAGATTCAGGAAGCTAGAATGGAGCTTGAGAAATGGCATAATGACATTAAGAAGATTCCTGATATGCTTTCTGAAGTGGAGAGCATGAAACTGGAACACCAACATCTACG TTCTGCCTTTGAACTTGAAAAGCGTATGAACCTTGATATAGTGGAACATCTGCAAAAGATGGAGAAAACCCTAACCAGCATGGATAGGGAGAAAGAAAGTCTACGAGCTGAAATACAGAACGTGGAGAAGAGAGTGCAAG CTCCCTATGGTGGTGCATATCCAAATAGTGATGCTCAATATCCCTCTCTATGCCAGACTAATGAGCCGTATTACGATTCATATCGAATAGCTTCCCTGGACAGAACAGCCCCTCATAGCAGTGCCAATGGCCCGTCTTCTGCAGCTGGCAACATTGTTAATCCTCCTGTGTCGAGTGCTGCTGGTCGAGGATCTTGGATGGGAGCTTATGATCCAAATATGATATGGAGGTAG